Proteins co-encoded in one Dyella japonica A8 genomic window:
- the prmB gene encoding 50S ribosomal protein L3 N(5)-glutamine methyltransferase: MLPVPAVTHELASIIDFIRYGASRFSAAGLTFGHSHDNPIDEATHLVLASLHLPPDIPPAYGAGRLTTEERERVLALIERRVNERLPVAYLVGETWFAGLKFKSDRRALVPRSPIAELIESGFQPWLDHRHVERALDLCTGSGCIGIAMAEYNPDWQVDIVDISDDALSLARENIAFQHVEGRVEAVKSDLFNGLKGRRYDLIVSNPPYVTEDEYAALPGEYSHEPKLGLTSGEDGLDICVRMLDEAADYLTEDGLLIVEVGESERQLVELLPEVPFVWIEFKVGAMGVFALERRDLIEHAGAIRAAAEARKGR; this comes from the coding sequence ATGCTCCCAGTGCCCGCCGTGACCCACGAACTCGCTTCCATCATCGACTTCATCCGCTACGGCGCCAGCCGTTTCTCGGCGGCCGGGCTCACTTTCGGGCACAGCCACGACAACCCCATCGACGAAGCCACCCACCTGGTGCTGGCCAGCCTGCACCTGCCGCCGGACATTCCGCCGGCCTACGGCGCGGGTCGCCTTACCACCGAGGAGCGCGAGCGCGTGCTGGCCTTGATCGAGCGTCGCGTCAACGAACGCCTGCCGGTGGCCTACCTGGTCGGCGAAACCTGGTTCGCGGGCCTGAAGTTCAAGAGCGACCGCCGTGCCCTGGTGCCGCGCTCGCCGATCGCCGAGCTGATCGAGTCGGGCTTCCAGCCGTGGCTGGATCATCGCCACGTCGAGCGCGCGCTGGACCTGTGCACGGGCTCGGGTTGCATCGGCATCGCCATGGCTGAGTACAACCCGGACTGGCAGGTCGACATCGTCGACATCAGCGATGACGCCTTGTCGCTGGCACGCGAAAACATCGCGTTCCAGCACGTGGAAGGCCGCGTCGAGGCAGTCAAGTCGGATCTGTTCAATGGCCTCAAGGGCCGTCGCTACGACCTTATTGTGTCGAACCCGCCCTACGTCACCGAGGACGAATACGCCGCGCTGCCGGGCGAATACAGCCACGAGCCGAAGCTTGGCCTGACCTCGGGCGAAGATGGCCTGGACATCTGCGTGCGCATGCTCGACGAAGCCGCCGACTACCTCACTGAGGACGGCCTGCTCATCGTGGAAGTGGGCGAGAGCGAGCGTCAGCTGGTCGAGTTGCTGCCGGAAGTTCCGTTCGTGTGGATCGAGTTCAAGGTAGGCGCGATGGGCGTGTTTGCGCTGGAGCGCCGCGACCTGATCGAGCATGCCGGGGCAATCCGGGCCGCAGCCGAGGCTCGCAAGGGTCGTTGA
- the asd gene encoding archaetidylserine decarboxylase (Phosphatidylserine decarboxylase is synthesized as a single chain precursor. Generation of the pyruvoyl active site from a Ser is coupled to cleavage of a Gly-Ser bond between the larger (beta) and smaller (alpha chains). It is an integral membrane protein.): MTFNVLLQYILPHRALSRVVYWATRWTFKPWKNFLISTIVRNYQVNMAEAAQPDPLAYQHFNAFFTRKLRPDARHADADPKALISPADGKISQLGKIVEGRIFQAKGQEYTAAELLGDEASAEPYRNGRFATIYLSPRDYHRVHMPLKGTLKETVHVPGRIFSVAPFAVEAIPRLFARNERLVCHFEGEHGPFVVVLVGAILVSSVATVWDGLVIPPYAPSIRRKSFAGQDITLERFAEMARFNMGSTVIVLVPDGMAELDALAPQQPVLVGQRLGLQLKG; the protein is encoded by the coding sequence ATGACCTTCAACGTACTCCTGCAATACATCCTGCCCCACCGTGCCCTGTCGCGGGTGGTCTACTGGGCCACGCGCTGGACCTTCAAGCCGTGGAAAAACTTCCTGATCAGCACCATCGTGCGCAACTATCAGGTCAACATGGCCGAGGCGGCCCAGCCTGATCCGCTGGCCTACCAGCACTTCAATGCGTTTTTCACCCGCAAGCTGCGGCCGGACGCGCGCCACGCGGATGCCGACCCCAAGGCCCTGATCTCGCCCGCCGACGGCAAGATCAGCCAGTTGGGCAAGATCGTCGAAGGGCGCATCTTCCAGGCCAAGGGCCAGGAGTACACCGCCGCGGAACTGCTGGGCGACGAGGCCAGCGCCGAGCCATATCGCAACGGCCGTTTCGCCACCATCTACCTGTCGCCCCGCGACTATCACCGCGTCCACATGCCCCTCAAGGGCACGCTGAAGGAAACCGTGCACGTGCCCGGCCGCATCTTCAGCGTGGCGCCGTTCGCGGTGGAGGCCATTCCGCGCCTGTTCGCGCGCAACGAGCGGCTGGTCTGCCACTTCGAAGGCGAACACGGCCCGTTCGTGGTGGTGCTGGTCGGCGCCATCCTGGTGTCCAGCGTGGCGACCGTGTGGGATGGCCTGGTGATTCCGCCGTACGCCCCCTCAATCCGTCGCAAGTCCTTCGCCGGGCAGGACATCACGCTGGAGCGCTTTGCCGAGATGGCTCGCTTCAACATGGGCTCCACCGTGATCGTGCTGGTCCCTGACGGCATGGCGGAACTGGATGCGCTCGCCCCGCAGCAGCCCGTGCTGGTCGGCCAGCGGCTCGGCCTGCAGCTCAAGGGCTGA